Proteins encoded within one genomic window of Aspergillus nidulans FGSC A4 chromosome VII:
- a CDS encoding 116 kDa U5 small nuclear ribonucleoprotein component (transcript_id=CADANIAT00008018) has translation MDDLYDEFGNYIGEAAESDEEFQHEAAKPQAFDYDEAFGADELEEPAQQELMEVDEGPSNAVILHEDKQYYPSAQQVYGEDVETLVQEEDAQPLSEPIIAPVTQKKFAIEESELPPVFFSREFMTDLLNFPDQIRNIALVGHLHHGKTAFMDMLVMQTHDLAERLEKRTGRKRDEQLRYTDVHHLERERGLSIKSAPMSFVLQSSKGKSHLFNIIDTPGHVNFVDEVAASSRLVDGVVLVVDVVEGVQANTEQIIRHAVLEDLPLTLVVNKMDRLILELKLPPNDAYFKLKHVIEEVNTMIENVMPGHGEKRRLSPEKGNVAFACASMKWCFTLQSFAKMYADTYPNIETADFAIRLWGDIFFNPRSRKFTRKGAEDNSKRTFVKFVLEPIYKLYSHTLSESPDDLKGTLASVGISLKPSQLRSDAKVLLDLVCEQFFGPAEGFVDMVLQHIPSPVEGAKRVLERYYTGPLDTKIAAAMANCDPDGPLVVHVTKLLANTDASRFHALGKILSGTARPGLQTRVLGEGYTPDDEEDMVNATISDTWIAETRYNIPTSGVTAGNLVLLGGVDNSIVKTATVVATKFEDNEEAHIFRPIRHMTESVFKVAVEPVNPSELPKMLEGLRKVNKSYPLISTKVEESGEHIVLGTGELYMDCVLHDLRRLFSEMEIKVSDPVTRFCETVVETSAIMCYSITPNKLNKITMIAEPLDDGIAEDIETGKVSIKDPIRKVARFFEEKYDWDKLAARSIWAFGPDELGPNILQDDTLPSQVDKKLLGSVRDSITQGFSWGTREGPLCEEPIRNAKFRLTDVSLADQAIYRGGGQIIPTARRAVYSSFLMASPRLMEPLYSCSMTGPADAVASVYTVLSRRRGHVLSDGPIAGTPLYSVRGLIPVIDSFGFETDLRIHTQGQAAVSLVFDKWSVVPGDPLDRDVKLKPLEMAPAMATARDFVLKTRRRKGLAEDVTVSKFLEPELWKGLKESGVLDS, from the exons ATGGATGACCTCTATGACGA GTTTGGCAATTACATCGGCGAGGCCGCGGAATCTGACGAAGAGTTTCAACATGAGGCCGCAAAACCACAGGCATTTGACTATGATGAAGCATTTGGAGCggacgagcttgaagagccGGCTCAGCAGGAATTGATGGAAGTAGATG AAGGCCCATCCAATGCCGTTATCCTACACGAAGACAAGCAGTACTATCCCAGCGCGCAACAAGTATACGGAGAAGACGTGGAGACATTGGTtcaggaagaggatgcaCAGCCTTTGTCTGAGCCTATAATTGCGCCGGTCACACAAAAAAAGTTCGCGATTGAAGAGAGCGAGTTGCCACCAGTTTTCTTCTCGCGCGAGTTCATGACAGACCTGTTAAACTTTCCTGACCAAATAAGAAATATCGCGCTTGTTGGTCATCTGCACCACGGGAAAACCGCGTTCATGGACATGCTTGTCATGCAAACCCATGATTTGGCCGAACGACTCGAGAAGAGAAcaggaaggaagagggacGAACAACTTCGCTACACGGATGTTCATCATTTGGAGAGAGAACGAGGACTCTCAATCAAGTCGGCGCCCATGAGTTTCGTACTCCAGAGCTCCAAAGGGAAATCGCACCTGTTCAATATCATCGACACTCCGGGCCACGTGAACTTTGTCGATGAGGTAGCCGCCTCGTCGCGGTTGGTCGATGGTGTCGTTCTTGTCGTTGATGTTGTAGAGGGCGTGCAGGCGAACACCGAACAAATTATCAGACATGCAGTGCTGGAGGATCTCCCTCTGACACTGGTTGTGAATAAGATGGACAGGTTAATACTGGAGCTGAAGCTACCGCCGAACGATGCCTACTTCAAATTAAAACATGTGATCGAAGAGGTCAACACAATGATTGAAAACGTCATGCCTGGCCACGGTGAGAAACGGCGATTGAGTCCTGAGAAAGGCAATGTTGCCTTTGCCTGTGCTTCGATGAAATGGTGCTTCACTCTACAGTCGTTCGCGAAAATGTACGCCGATACTTATCCTAATATTGAGACAGCTGATTTTGCTATACGTCTCTGGGGAGATATTTTCTTCAACCCAAGAAGTCGAAAATTCACCCGGAAAGGGGCGGAGGATAATTCCAAACGGACCTTTGTCAAGTTTGTCTTGGAACCCATATACAAACTTTACTCTCACACGCTTAGCGAAAGCCCTGACGACTTGAAGGGAACTCTCGCCAGTGTAGGCATCAGCCTAAAACCCTCACAGCTCAGGTCAGACGCGAAGGTGCTGCTCGACCTGGTATGCGAGCAGTTCTTCGGGCCTGCCGAGGGTTTTGTGGACATGGTATTACAGCATATTCCCTCGCCCGTGGAGGGTGCTAAGAGAGTTTTGGAACGGTATTATACTGGACCTCTAGACACCAAAATCGCAGCCGCAATGGCAAACTGCGATCCGGATGGACCTCTGGTTGTCCATGTCACAAAACTTCTGGCAAACACAGATGCGTCGCGATTTCATGCTCTTGGGAAAATACTGAGTGGCACTGCTCGGCCAGGATTGCAAACCCGAGTACTCGGCGAAGGCTACACTcccgacgatgaagaagacatggtCAACGCTACTATTTCAGACACATGGATTGCCGAAACTCGGTACAATATCCCGACTAGTGGCGTCACCGCAGGGAACTTAGTTCTTCTCGGAGGCGTGGATAATTCTATCGTCAAGACAGCGACGGTGGTAGCCACGAAGTTTGAAGACAATGAGGAGGCGCATATTTTTAGACCTATACGCCACATGACCGAATCTGTCTTCAAAGTCGCAGTTGAACCCGTCAACCCGTCCGAACTTCCCAAAATGCTTGAGGGTCTCCGCAAAGTGAATAAAAGTTATCCTCTAATCTCGACAAAAGTGGAGGAATCCGGGGAGCATATAGTCCTAGGGACAGGAGAGCTCTATATGGACTGCGTGCTTCACGACCTCCGGAGATTGTTCTCCGAGATGGAGATCAAGGTGTCCGACCCTGTTACTCGTTTCTGCGAAACAGTTGTGGAGACGTCTGCAATCATGTGCTATTCAATAACTCCAAACAAGTTGAATAAGATCACGATGATCGCCGAGCCGCTAGACGATGGGATAGCTGAGGATATCGAGACTGGTAAAGTTAGCATCAAAGACCCAATCCGGAAAGTGGCCCGGTTCTTCGAAGAAAAATATGACTGGGATAAACTTGCTGCGAGAAGTATATGGGCATTTGGTCCAGATGAACTGGGACCGAACATCTTACAAGATGATACATTACCTTCTCAAGTCGATAAGAAGCTACTTGGAAGCGTCAGAGATTCTATAACACAGGGCTTCAGTTGGGGTACCCGGGAAGGTCCTTTGTGTGAAGAGC CGATTCGGAATGCGAAATTCAGGCTCACGGATGTTTCCCTGGCTGATCAAGCCATTTACAGGGGCGGTGGTCAGATAATTCCCACAGCCAGACGTGCTGTCTACTCATCGTTCTTGATGGCCTCCCCTCGCCTAATGGAGCCGCTCTATTCTTGCTCGATGACAGGACCTGCAGATGCTGTTGCATCCGTCTATACCGTGCTGTCACGGAGGAGAGGCCATGTCCTTTCAGATGGACCCATTGCGGGAACTCCCCTGTACTCGGTTCGCGGTCTAATTCCAGTCATAGATTCTTTTGGCTTTGAGACAGATCTTCGAATCCATACACAAGGACAAGCTGCAGTCAGCCTTGTCTTTGATAAGTGGAGCGTTGTGCCCGGAGACCCACTGGACCGTGATGTCAAGCTAAAACCGCTGGAGATGGCACCCGCAATGGCGACGGCACGCGACTTTGTTTTGAAGACAAGGAGGCGGAAAGGTCTGGCTGAGGACGTGACCGTAAGCAAGTTTTTGGAGCCGGAACTTTGGAAGGGCTTAAAAGAGAGTGGCGTCCTAGATTCGTGA
- a CDS encoding Atg14 domain-containing protein (transcript_id=CADANIAT00008021) — MSCDICTRTQASAFLCATCARNRLYQLRFDSASVILEREYLGQQIEAAINADNEHEKCLSGRGNNSAELEEGRPRLWTIQRIKNEQSRSAARIEIVANHIKSLQSRIKDKSLDISQRKIKLTRQRSDSESALYQLSERESGMLSGIQNIIKRTDHLWHANHTKTAEARIFLCREAASLYGLRQNVRKNNNGMKETYTIGGVGILDLREMNGKSLPYSGVKQFVNTHTGAAPDHISTSFSYIAHILVLVSNYLSLRLPAEITLPHKDYPLPTIYTPSASYLPQELRAVPFSDQLPSSRPTSRTALAHASFPRPRPLCIDKSLPKLAKEDPGTYALFIEGVTLLAWNVSWLCRSQGLNLGSDSWEDVCDIGKNLWQLLVAPPGQSSALIATRKGSYQTRAHKDFPRTMIQRTKSFPMLGHYSHGTAHSFLGASEGTEFVRNWKLPSPTKVVDGLKSTLLGEMASAEWELLEENEWDDSRQPVSHESSHGSDLPHDDQSSYTSDTITLAPKLGAPDAPAIAARSKGTSGWTKLRHR, encoded by the coding sequence ATGAGCTGTGACATATGCACTCGTACTCAAGCATCCGCGTTTTTATGCGCAACATGTGCTCGGAATCGACTTTACCAGCTACGCTTCGATAGCGCCAGTGTCATTTTGGAAAGAGAATACCTAGGTCAGCAAATTGAAGCTGCTATAAACGCAGACAACGAACATGAAAAGTGTTTGAGTGGCCGGGGAAATAATAGTGCGGAATTGGAGGAGGGCAGGCCCCGACTCTGGACCATTCAGAGGATTAAAAATGAGCAGTCACGGTCAGCAGCGAGAATAGAAATTGTCGCGAACCATATCAAAAGCCTCCAATCTCGGATCAAAGATAAGAGTCTCGACATATCTCAACGCAAGATAAAGTTAACGCGACAACGGTCCGACTCTGAATCTGCTCTATACCAGCTGTCAGAACGAGAGTCGGGAATGTTGAGCGGTATCCAAAATATTATCAAGAGAACGGATCATCTTTGGCATGCCAACCACACCAAGACAGCTGAGGCTCGGATATTTCTCTGCCGGGAGGCTGCTAGCCTCTACGGTTTGAGGCAAAATGTGAGGAAAAATAACAATGGAATGAAGGAAACATATACTATTGGAGGTGTGGGTATCCTTGACCTTCGGGAAATGAATGGGAAGTCTCTACCTTACTCTGGTGTGAAGCAATTTGTTAATACTCATACAGGCGCCGCACCTGACCATATCTCGACGTCGTTTTCCTACATTGCCCAcatccttgttcttgtttccAACTATTTATCACTGCGGCTCCCGGCAGAGATAACGCTTCCTCATAAGGACTATCCGTTGCCCACAATTTACACACCCTCTGCATCATATCTTCCACAGGAATTACGTGCCGTGCCGTTTTCCGACCAGTTGCCGTCTTCGAGGCCGACATCGCGCACAGCATTGGCACACGCTTCTTTTCCCCGGCCACGGCCTCTCTGTATTGACAAATCTCTTCCAAAGTTAGCCAAGGAGGATCCTGGGACTTATGCTCTCTTCATCGAAGGGGTCACACTGCTGGCTTGGAATGTGTCTTGGCTTTGTCGTAGTCAAGGGCTCAATCTAGGGTCCGATTCCTGGGAAGACGTCTGCGATATTGGGAAGAACCTGTGGCAGCTTCTTGTGGCGCCTCCCGGGCAGTCATCTGCTCTGATCGCAACCCGCAAGGGCTCTTACCAAACCAGAGCCCACAAAGATTTCCCGAGGACCATGATTCAGCGAACAAAGTCCTTTCCAATGCTTGGTCATTATTCACATGGCACCGCACACTCTTTCTTAGGTGCATCTGAGGGGACAGAGTTCGTCCGAAATTGGAAGCTTCCATCTCCAACGAAGGTTGTTGACGGGTTGAAGTCAACTCTTCTTGGTGAAATGGCTAGTGCAGAGTGGGAATTGCTTGAAGAAAATGAATGGGACGATTCTCGGCAACCAGTTTCCCACGAATCTTCCCATGGCTCAGACTTGCCGCACGATGATCAGTCTAGTTATACCTCAGATACAATAACTTTGGCACCTAAACTTGGTGCGCCTGATGCCCCCGCCATTGCGGCTCGCTCAAAAGGGACCAGCGGGTGGACTAAACTTAGACATAGGTGA
- a CDS encoding uncharacterized protein (transcript_id=CADANIAT00008022): MASGDKTPSRLPGPKSGIARSKPMLREQSVTSGDEESQLKDSIKDFDWSQLESVYIQMMEQHEKSEEELRNHITRLLQTTVVHDESRAVKRLVVSFRRFRTQMHHVQNSEESLEKKRRHYMDVVNAFERALALLNDRAKP; this comes from the exons ATGGCATCCGGCGATAAAAcaccttctcgtcttcctggcCCCAAATCTGGAATTGCTCGGAGCAAACCCATGCTCAGGGAGCAGTCTGTTACctcaggagatgaagaatcGCAACTCAAAGACAGTATAAAAGACTTTGACTGGTCCCAGCTCGAAAGCGTTTACATACAAATGATGGAACAGCATGAGAAatccgaagaagagctccGCAACCATATTACGAGACTGCTCCAG ACTACCGTTGTACACGACGAAAGCAGAGCCGTGAAAAGGTTGGTTGTCTCTTTCAGAAG GTTCAGAACGCAGATGCACCATGTCCAGAATTCTGAAGAGagtctggagaagaagagaagacaCT ATATGGATGTTGTCAATGCATTTGAGCGTGCACTTGCACTTTTGAATGATCGTGCGAAACCTTAG
- a CDS encoding iron-sulfur cluster assembly protein CIA2 (transcript_id=CADANIAT00008017), with translation MASEMQNSNPTIINTADLPTRLRPSASPKSSTYGSEFFASALPSLTVDALSDYSPSTSESENDDDLMEEPIDEQEIYDLVSTISDPEHPISLGALAVVSLPDISIKPALPDVPDSPLRTVTVLITPTITHCSLATVIGLGVRVRLEQSLPPRFRVNVQIKEGTHSTADEVNKQLADKERVAAALENGTLMGVIAKMLETCL, from the exons ATGGCTTCTGAAATGCAGAACTCGAATCCAACTATTATTAACACCGCCGATCTTCCTACACGCCTTCGGCCCAGTGCTTCCCCCAAAAGCAGCACGTATGGAAGCGAATTCTTTGCCTCCGCGCTTCCCTCGCTCACGGTCGACGCTCTCTCTGACTACTCACCATCGACCTCCGAGTCCGAAAACGACGATGACTTGATGGAAGAGCCTATAGACGAACAAGAAATATACG ACCTTGTCTCAACTATATCTGATCCCGAACACCCCATTTCCCTGGGAGCTTTAGCAGTGGTTTCGTTACCAGATATTTCTATTAAGCCGGCTCTTCCGGATGTACCCGATTCGCCTCTTCGCACCGTTACAGTTCTCATCACCCCGACGATTACTCACTGCAGTTTAGCCACAGTCATAGGTCTTGGTGTACGTGTCCGGCTTGAACAATCTCTCCCACCACGGTTCCGAGTAAATGTGCAGATCAAGGAAGGGACACATAGCACGGCGGACGAGGTGAACAAACAGCTCGCTGATAAGGAAAGGGTCGCCGCAGCTCTCGAAAACGGTACGCTCATGGGGGTGATTGCAAAGATGCTTGAGACGTGCCTATGA
- a CDS encoding putative LMBR1 domain protein (transcript_id=CADANIAT00008023), whose protein sequence is MILLQTSLIWVVYAVVVVVLFAVASVFIYVYQSPRDRSPSVTLTCIVAITSLLATILLLPVDVALVSSTVSSSVGQRKDWATPEVVDRITFSLTLVYYILYSLDILLCLLVVPFVYFWYEEYDEVAAQTGEQSSGQRFWGASKYTLSFIAILIILFLVGVFVPISRANGGNGLDPFKSLLGENREDPHIETRSQVSANCWFAGGERALTFALGLLITIGMYVYALHTSTGLAVLPIRLIKGGPRLSNAGSWNATFTVQLDSNRERRRQLEGRCGGNFDHLSSKDRRELDALIREERTLIRRQRLAQEADGKGNALLPRMWFRLEAFFRPFRRLVGLILLLLVLLIWVSMILTASDKAKNSICKRHCGYVLGHINIFNPINEIFVQSAKLFPIDYAIFTMLVLLLFFGTVVGIATVGIRFLWISIFRIRLGHTSPQALLVMTAILMLSILALNYSISMIVAPQYATFGPQTFCDRLSGSSVLPELQCVVKRCSEAFGSDAAKKVCTPSVASTVLNRVTVSFPFFGAIFFWSQFAFIGVYLLALITSLLRSPKLDEQQLDEDAEEAEEEALLSGSRRNMDDRWQSIVGRASRSEDT, encoded by the exons ATGATTCTTCTGCAAACATCGCTAATCTGGGTCGTCTATGCAGTCGTGGTGGTGGTCTTGTTTGCGGTTGCTTCGGTGTTCATCTATGTGTATCAGTCTCCTCGCGACCGCTCGCCATCAGTGACTTTGACATGCATTGTCGCAATCACAAGCCTTCTTGCAACTATCCTTCTGCTACCGGTCGATGTCGCTCTAGTTTCGTCCACCGTGTCGTCCTCTGTGGGACAACGGAAGGACTGGGCGACTCCAGAAGTAGTGGATAGAATAACGTTCTCTCTTACCCTTGTATATTACATCTTGTATTCTTTGGACattcttctttgtcttcttgtTGTTCCATTTGTCTACTTTTGGTACGAGGAATACGATGAAGTGGCAGCTCAAACAGGGGAGCAATCATCCGGACAGCGGTTTTGGGGTGCTTCTAAATATACACTATCATTCATTGCCATACTCATAATTTTGTTCCTTGTCGGCGTTTTTGTGCCCATTTCCAGAGCCAATGGTGGGAACGGTCTTGATCCCTTCAAGAGTCTACTAGGAGAGAACCGTGAGGACCCTCATATTGAAACTCGCTCTCAAGTTAGTGCTAACTGCTGGTTTGCAGGCGGCGAACGTGCCCTTACTTTTGCTCTGGGCTTGTTGATCACGATTGGGATGTATGTTTATGCCCTGCATACATCCACAGGTCTTGCCGTTCTACCTATTCGTCTGATTAAAGGTGGTCCTCGCCTATCAAATGCAGGAAGCTGGAACGCAACTTTCACTGTTCAGCTTGATTCGAACAGGGAACGACGGCGCCAATTAGAGGGCCGCTGTGGGGGAAATTTCGATCACCTATCCTCTAAGGACCGCAGAGAGCTGGACGCTTTAATCAGGGAAGAACGGACCCTAATCAGGAGGCAGCGCCTGGCACAGGAGGCGGATGGGAAGGGCAATGCACTCCTTCCTAGGATGTGGTTCAGACTTGAAGCGTTCTTCCGCCCCTTCAGACGGCTGGTAGGGCTGATACTCTTGCTCCTCGTGCTACTAATTTGGGTGTCTATGATTTTAACCGCCAGTGACAAAGCCAAAAACTCAATATGCAAGCGCCATTGTGGGTATGTTCTTGGGCacatcaatatcttcaatcCCATCAACGAAATATTCGTGCAGTCTGCCAAGTTGTTCCCGATTGACTATGCGATCTTCACTATGCTTGTGCTACTACTTTTCTTCGGCACGGTGGTTGGAATTGCCACAGTTGGCATTCGATTCTTGTGGATTAGTATTTTTAGGATTCGACTGGGTCATACTTCCCCACAAGCCTTACTGGTAATGACGGCCATATTAATGTTGTCGATTCTGGCTCTCAACTACTCGATTTCCATGATTGTTGCACCCCAGTATGCGACATTTGGACCACAGACATTCTGTGACCGACTGTCCGGTTCCTCTGTGTTACCTGAACTACAATGCGTCGTCAAGCGTTGCTCGGAAGCCTTTGGTAGCGATGCCGCCAAGAAGGTCTGTACACCCAGTGTTGCCAGCACGGTTTTAAATAGGGTGACCGTaagctttcctttttttggtgcaatcttcttctggagcCAGTTTGCTTTCATCG GGGTTTACTTGCTTGCTCTTATCACTTCGCTTTTGCGTTCTCCAAAGTTAGACGAACAACaactggatgaggatgcggaagaggctgaggaggaggctttGCTATCAGGTTCTAGGAGAAACATGGATGATCGATGGCAAAGTATTGTTGGCAGAGCTAGCAGAAGTGAGGACACCTGA
- the erg10B gene encoding acetyl-CoA C-acetyltransferase (transcript_id=CADANIAT00008019), which produces MASLPPVYIVSYARTPVGSFLGSLSSQTAPQLGSHAIKAALERADGIKPSDVQEVFFGNVLSANVGQNPARQCALGAGLETSTVCTTVNKVCASGLKAVILGAQTIMTGNADVVVAGGTESMSNTPHYLPNLRTGAKYGNQTMVDGIVKDGLTDVGKQELMGLQAEECAQDHGFNRQQQDDYAIRSYEKAQAAQAAGLFNDEIAPIDLPGFRGKPGVTVTQDDEPKNLNPDKLRAMKPAFIPGTGTVTAPNSSPLNDGAAAVVLVSEAKLKELNLKPVAKILGWGEAAQQPSKFTTAPALAIPRALKHAGVSQDAVDAFEINEAFSVVALANLKLLGLSEDKVNIHGGAVAIGHPLGASGARILTTLLGVLKARKGKVGCAGICNGGGGASALVVEYIA; this is translated from the exons ATGGCTTCCCTTCCTCCGGTCTATATCGTGTCTTACGCTCGTACTCCCGTGGGCTCATTTCTGGG GTCTCTTTCAAGCCAAACTGCCCCGCAGCTGGGTTCGCATGCAATCAAAG CTGCGCTTGAAAGAGCCGATGGGATCAAGCCTTCCGATGTCCAGGAAGTGTTCTTTGGAAACGTACTCTCTGCAAA TGTTGGCCAGAACCCTGCTAGACAATGTGCACTCGGTGCTGGTCTTGAAACATCAACCGTTTGTACTACTGTCAACAAGGTGTGCGCCTCGGGATTAAAGGCTGTCATTCTTGGAGCCCAGACTATCATGACTGGAAACGCGGATGTCGTTGTGGCTGGTGGAACTGAATCCATGTCGAACACTCCTCACTATCTTCCCAATCTTCGTACTGGAGCTAAATATGGCAACCAAACCATGGTGGACGGCATCGTGAAGGATGGCTTGACGGACGTGGGCAAGCAGGAGCTCATGGGGCTACAAGCGGAAGAGTGTGCGCAGGACCACGGTTTCAACAGGCAACAGCAGGATGATTACGCCATCCGATCTTACGAGAAAGCTCAAGCTGCCCaggctgctggtctttttAACGATGAGATTGCTCCTATTGATCTACCCGGTTTTAGAGGCAAGCCTGGTGTTACTGTAACTCAGGATGACGAGCCAAAGAAC CTCAACCCTGATAAGCTTCGCGCTATGAAGCCCGCTTTTATCCCTGGCACCGGGACAGTGACAGCTCCCAACTCGTCTCCTCTTAACGACGGTGCTGCCGCAGTTGTTTTAGTATCCGAGGCCAAGTTGAAGGAGCTTAACCTGAAGCCGGTCGCAAAGATTCTTGGCTGGGGTGAGGCGGCACAGCAACCCAGCAAATTTACAACTGCCCCAGCACTCGCAATTCCAAGGGCGCTCAAGCATGCCGGTGTCTCTCAGGATGCAGTCGATGCATTCGAGATTAACGAAGCTTTCAGTGTAGTTGCCCTCGCTAACTTGAAGCTCCTTGGACTTTCTGAGGACAAGGTCAATATTCACGGAGGAGCCGTGGCTATCGGTCACCCTCTTGGTGCGAGCGGTGCCCGTATCCTGACAACTTTACTCGGAGTCCTCAAGGCTCGGAAGGGCAAGGTTGGCTGTGCAGGTATTTGCAACGGTGGGGGTGGTGCCAGTGCTCTGGTTGTTGAGTACATCGCTTGA
- a CDS encoding putative ZIP family zinc transporter (transcript_id=CADANIAT00008020): MALFLILVLSTLACSFPILARRFPRLPIPRRFLFLSRHFGTGVLIATAFVHLLPTAFVSLTDPCLPQFWSETYRAMPGFVAMISVFGVVLVEMFFAMKGAGHVHGSEYDQLISEANANGDRDSDYSRLEASESVDDIHLSAMRESSASMNMPRNSTEESSLDRSSTNFIKNGALPALGEGRNPVVRANLSSRYPAQVSSGPNMDDNTDPKMTLQNPHRQLLQCLLLEAGILFHSIFIGMAVSVATGTSFIVLLVAICFHQTFEGFALGSRIASLIPDLFPPSSMKPWLMSLAYGTTTPIGQAIGLVLHNFYDPASATGLLMVGITNAISSGLLLFAGLVELLAEDFLSEESYVILRGRRRLEACIAVAAGALLMAFVGAFA; this comes from the exons ATGGCGCTATTTCTCATCTTAGTGCTAAGCACGCTGG CCTGTTCATTCCCCATCCTCGCTCGCCGGTTTCCGCGGCTTCCTATTCCCCGGCGATTTCTATTCTTATCAAGACACTTTGGGACGGGCGTGCTGATTGCTACGGCTTTCGTTCATTTACTCCCAACGGCATTTGTTTCCTTAACCGATCCATGCCTTCCCCAATTCTGGAGCGAGACTTACCGTGCCATGCCTGGCTTTGTGGCCATGATCTCGGTCTTTGGCGTCGTTCTGGTGGAGATGTTTTTTGCCATGAAAGGCGCGGGCCATGTCCATGGAAGCGAGTATGATCAACTGATTAGTGAAGCGAACGCCAATGGCGATCGCGATTCAGACTACTCGAGGCTCGAGGCAAGTGAATCAGTAGACGATATTCACCTTTCGGCAATGCGTGAGAGCTCTGCGTCCATGAACATGCCAAGGAACTCAACAGAAGAATCTAGCCTGGACAGGTCTTCAACGAATTTTATTAAGAATGGCGCTCTTCCTGCACTTGGAGAAGGCAGGAATCCGGTTGTTCGCGCCAACTTGAGTTCCCGCTATCCAGCACAAGTCTCTTCTGGCCCTAACATGGATGACAATACAGACCCCAAAATGACGTTGCAAAACCCCCACCGTCAGCTCTTGCAATGTCTCCTCCTTGAGGCTGGTATACTTTTCCATAGTATCTTTATCGGAATGGCTGTCAGCGTTGCCACGGGCACCTCTTTCATTGTTCTTCTAGTCGCCATCTGCTTCCATCAGACATTTGAGGGTTTCGCTTTAGGCTCTCGGATTGCGTCTCTAATCCCGGATCTCTTTCCTCCGTCATCAATGAAGCCATGGCTAATGTCCCTAGCCTATGGGACTACAACCCCCATCGGTCAAGCCATTGGTCTAGTTCTTCATAATTTCTATGACCCAGCCAGTGCTACTGGTCTTCTCATGGTGGGAATCACGAACGCGATCAGCAGTGGACTATTGCTATTTGCCGGCTTGGTAGAGCTCTTGGCCGAGGATTTCTTGAGTGAAGAAAGTTACGTGATTCTACGGGGCCGGCGACGCTTGGAAGCGTGTATAGCAGTTGCCGCTGGCGCTCTTTTAATGGCATTCGTTGGTGCATTTGCTTAG